From Parafrankia discariae:
GCGCGCGCTGGCCGAGGTGGTCGGTCGGCCGGAGCCCTGCGTCGCGCTGGTCCGGGTGGTCTGGGACCGGTTCGTCGCCGCGTTTCCCGCCGGCCGTCCGACCTGTTTCGTCGAGGGGATCCCCGAGGCGCGGGCGGCGCTCGCCGGCACGCGGGCCGGCGGCGTCCGGGACGGGGCCACCGGGGACGGCGCCGCCGCGGCGCCGGTGGGCGGGGGCCCGGGGGCGGCGACCGGGGTGTCGCTGCGGGAACGGCTGGCCGCCGTGCCCGAGCAGGGCCGGCACCGTGTCGTCCTGGAACTGGTCCGGACAGAGGTCGCCGCGGTGCTCGGGCACGCGTCGGCCGAGCGGATCCCGGCGGACCGGGCGTTCAGCGACCTCGGTTTCGACTCCCTGGCCTCGGTCGAGACCCGCAACCGGCTCGGCCAGGCCACCGGCGAGCGGCTGCCGGCCACCGTCGTCTTCGACCATCCCACGCCGGACGCGCTCGCCCGGTACCTGCGCGGACTGCTGCTGCCCGCCGAGGAGGTGGAGGACCCGGTGCTCGCCGGTCTCGGCCGCCTCGAGGCGGCGCTGGCCTCGGCGCCGCCCGACGGCGAGGTGCGGGCCTCGGTCGACACCCGGCTGCGGGCCATCCTGCGCTCGCTCGCCGGCCCGCCGGCCTCCGGCCCGGACGGGCCCGCCGGGCCCGACGCCGACCCCAGGCCCACCGGGCTCGACGAGGCGAGTGACGAGGAGATGTTCGAGCTCCTCGGCAAGGAGTTCGGTTTTTCCTGAGTTCGGAGTTTGCCCAGTTCGGATTTCGCCGAGTTCGTAGCCATCCCAGGACACCGCACGGATGCCCGAGGGCCAGGAGGAAGCTCGAATGTCGAACGAGGACCGGCTGCGCCATTTCCTGAAGCAGGCGACAGCTGAGCTCCGCCAGATCAGACAGCGGGTGCGCGAGCTGGAGGACGCCGACCACGAGCCGATCGCGATCGTGGGAATGGGCTGTCGTCTGCCGGGCGGGGTGTCCTCACCGGCCGAGCTGTGGCGGCTGCTGGCGGACGGTACCGACGCGGTGTCGGATT
This genomic window contains:
- a CDS encoding beta-ketoacyl synthase N-terminal-like domain-containing protein, with product MSNEDRLRHFLKQATAELRQIRQRVRELEDADHEPIAIVGMGCRLPGGVSSPAELWRLLADGTDAVSD